CTGCAAAGCCCAGAACGTTTAGGCCGCTTTTCCAAGTTTAGTTGCTGGTGCTTTGCTACGGTTAACCGATGGGAGCGATAGCCGCTCAGCCGTAACGCTGACGCGAGTTTCAGCATCATGAGCAGCTAAGAAGCGGCTGAGATTATTGAGCATGTAGTTACTTTCTGCCAGCGAGCGCTCAGCCCCATCTCGGAAACTTTCGCGCGTTTTCTCAAATTCGGCAATCAGGGCAGCGCGATCGCCATCATGGATTAACTGGGCGAGACGAGCATAGGTGTCAACCAGACGTCCGACGGCAGCACGACGTTCGTCAGAGGCGAGTAAAATGTCAACATAGAGGGCAGCATCCTGCGCAACTAAGCGGCTAATCGTGTTGATTTCAGAACGATACAGTGGGCTAGAAAATTCAAAACTGCGCTCAATATCAATACCTTCCTCAGCATAGAATGTACCCAAGCTAAAGTTGGAGAAGAAGCGAATTGCCTGGACAGCTATCATCATCGAGTCATGTTCATCAGGGGTTGCGGGAATAAGATTGCCGCCATTTTCCTCGATCCAGTCTAAAACCCATTGGCATTGGGACATCTGCTGTCCCTCACAAACCACCACCTTTTGCCCCAGCAATGATGTAACCCCTGGGCCGAACATCGGGTGTAAGCCCACAACTGGCCCACGGTGGCTATCCAGCATCGCCTGCATCACCTCGACCTTAGTGCTAGCAATGTCGGCTAATACGGTGTGGGGAGCTAGGTATGGCCCTACTTGACGAGCCAAGGCAGCAGTTAGTTTCAGCGGGACACAGAGCAAAACTAAATCCGCTTGCCCTAACAAGACATCCGCCCGATCCCAGTCCTCCTGTTCCATGATGCTGACCGTATGGCCGGTGGCTGTAAACTGCTCACAGAACAGCTTACCCATTGCGCCCCGTCCGCCCACAATCGTCACTTGACGGCGATCGCTTCGTTGCTGAGGCTGAGCAGGAGCATCCGTAGCAAGCATCGCCATGCAATTGGTTACTAACGTCTTCCAGGTAAATTCTGAGATACCAGCCTCAGTGAGCAGGGGTTGCACGTCCGCAATTTGGGTTGTGATGCAGGG
This is a stretch of genomic DNA from Candidatus Obscuribacterales bacterium. It encodes these proteins:
- the tyrA gene encoding bifunctional chorismate mutase/prephenate dehydrogenase, producing the protein MTDIQTLQSVDQALIHLLQQRVALLQASDTPCITTQIADVQPLLTEAGISEFTWKTLVTNCMAMLATDAPAQPQQRSDRRQVTIVGGRGAMGKLFCEQFTATGHTVSIMEQEDWDRADVLLGQADLVLLCVPLKLTAALARQVGPYLAPHTVLADIASTKVEVMQAMLDSHRGPVVGLHPMFGPGVTSLLGQKVVVCEGQQMSQCQWVLDWIEENGGNLIPATPDEHDSMMIAVQAIRFFSNFSLGTFYAEEGIDIERSFEFSSPLYRSEINTISRLVAQDAALYVDILLASDERRAAVGRLVDTYARLAQLIHDGDRAALIAEFEKTRESFRDGAERSLAESNYMLNNLSRFLAAHDAETRVSVTAERLSLPSVNRSKAPATKLGKAA